The proteins below come from a single Miscanthus floridulus cultivar M001 chromosome 1, ASM1932011v1, whole genome shotgun sequence genomic window:
- the LOC136473450 gene encoding putative cyclin-dependent kinase F-2, with translation MAACVEPAAAVRHPTAAAKTGLKRKRIAVGSTELYEFDETSRLGAGAFGAVFKARHRATGQSVAMKRHSTADGGHATLLREARFLEDACCGGANPFVVGFHGVVRDPVTWQMYLIMECVASSLHDLLRQRPRGSPPLPEANVRAAMWQLLSGAKKMHDAHIIHRDIKPQNILVDESQSIVKICDFGLAISTDERPPYEPAGTLWYQAPEMLLEKPDYDAKVDVWSLGCVMAELVNNGTPLFQGSHDDGQLCAIFDVVGVPDDSTWPWFSSTPFATEVVPELDMQRYNLLRDLFPETKLSRDGFEVLSGLLTCNPDKRLTAAAALEHPWFAKVDGLELPKKEKIASTLPKPHKRQRLRAVCV, from the coding sequence ATGGCTGCCTGCGTagagcccgccgccgccgtccgccacCCCACCGCCGCGGCAAAGACCGGCCTGAAGAGGAAGCGCATCGCCGTCGGGAGCACGGAGCTGTACGAGTTCGACGAGACCAGCCGCCTCGGCGCGGGTGCCTTCGGCGCCGTCTTCAAGGCCCGCCACCGCGCCACGGGCCAGAGCGTCGCCATGAAGCGCCACAGCACGGCCGACGGCGGCCACGCTACGCTGCTACGCGAGGCGCGCTTCCTCGAGGACGCGTGCTGCGGCGGCGCCAACCCATTCGTCGTCGGCTTCCACGGCGTCGTCCGCGACCCGGTCACCTGGCAGATGTACCTCATCATGGAGTGCGTGGCGAGCAGCCTCCACGACCTCCTCCGCCAACGCCCCCGCGGGAGCCCGCCGCTGCCCGAGGCTAACGTGCGCGCCGCCATGTGGCAGCTACTTTCGGGCGCCAAGAAGATGCACGACGCCCACATCATCCACCGCGACATCAAGCCCCAGAACATCCTCGTCGACGAGAGCCAGAGCATCGTGAAGATCTGCGACTTTGGGCTAGCGATATCCACGGACGAGCGGCCCCCGTATGAGCCGGCCGGCACGCTGTGGTACCAGGCGCCCGAGATGCTGCTGGAGAAGCCCGACTACGACGCCAAGGTTGACGTCTGGTCGCTTGGCTGCGTCATGGCGGAGCTCGTCAACAACGGCACACCTCTATTCCAAGGATCCCACGACGACGGACAGCTCTGCGCGATCTTCGATGTGGTCGGCGTTCCTGATGACAGCACGTGGCCGTGGTTCTCGTCGACGCCATTCGCCACCGAGGTGGTGCCGGAGCTGGACATGCAGCGGTACAACCTCCTGCGCGATCTGTTCCCCGAGACGAAGCTGTCCAGGGATGGATTCGAGGTCCTCAGTGGCCTGCTCACATGCAATCCCGACAAGAGGCTGACGGCAGCCGCCGCGCTCGAACACCCATGGTTCGCCAAGGTCGACGGTCTGGAGCTACCAAAGAAAGAGAAGATTGCGTCCACGTTGCCCAAGCCACACAAACGACAGAGGTTGCGTGCTGTGTGCGTGTGA
- the LOC136473458 gene encoding deoxyuridine 5'-triphosphate nucleotidohydrolase-like, whose product MAGKFGAIYSRAAACLFSPRPRNIFLHSTPTPARFLPFSRRLHPRSLSTLAMAASNGAAAAATDSVQEHPAATTESVQEPPQKISKISPLLKVKKLSDKAVLPSRGSALAAGYDLSSAVETLVPARGKALVPTDLSVAIPHGTYARIAPRSGLALKHSIDVGAGVIDADYRGPVGVILFNHSDADFAVKPGDRIAQMIIEVIATPEVAEVEDLDATVRGEGGFGSTGV is encoded by the exons ATGGCGGGAAAGTTTGGCGCCATCTATTCCCGCGCCGCCGCCTGCCTATTTAGCCCCCGCCCCCGCAACATCTTCCTCCACTCAACCCCAACTCCTGCCAGATTTCTCCCCTTCTCCCGCCGCCTGCACCCAAGAAGCCTCTCGACCTTAGCCATGGCCGCTTCCAacggcgccgccgctgccgccaccgaCTCCGTCCAGGAGcatcccgccgccaccaccgagtCCGTCCAGGAGCCTCCCCAGAAGATCTCCAAGATCTCCCCCCTGCTCAAGGTGAAGAAGCTCTCCGACAAGGCCGTGCTGCCGTCCCGCGgctccgccctcgccgccggCTACGACCTCTCGAG TGCCGTGGAGACTCTGGTACCGGCGCGTGGCAAGGCGCTGGTGCCGACCGACCTCAGCGTCGCCATCCCCCACGGAACCTACGCGCGCATCG CGCCGAGGTCCGGGCTAGCGCTGAAGCACTCCATCGACGTGGGCGCCGGCGTGATCGACGCGGACTACCGCGGCCCCGTCGGGGTCATCCTCTTCAACCACTCCGACGCCGACTTCGCCGTGAAGCCCGGCGACAGGATCGCGCAGATGATCATCGAGGTGATCGCGACGCCCGAGgtcgcggaggtggaggacctcgaCGCCACCGTCCGTGGCGAGGGAGGGTTCGGATCCACCGGCGTCTGA